In Candidatus Reconcilbacillus cellulovorans, a single genomic region encodes these proteins:
- a CDS encoding virulence factor → MRLLSIEPTPSPHTMKLNVDETLPAGVRHTYTPDRKDAAPPLIRRILAIPGVKAVFRTADFLAVDRVPSGDWEEILTHIRDIFGATDVAAPDAAHGDDTAENFGEVQVFVQVFRGIPIQVRARIGDREARAGLPERFAAAVDRATRASPTLLKERRLEPWGVRYGDPEAIAREVAEEIDAAYDDDRLAELVERAARHTPEEAVRDEGSELFAPPRASAEDVEQAFKSADWKTRYAALLRWKPTPERFDLLERAIRDEHTSVRRLAAVYLSELRTPEAMRLLFEALKDPSAAVRRTVGDALSDWGDPAATGPMAEALRDPNKLVRWRAARFMYEVGDDSALEALRAAEAVEPEFEVRLQMRMAIERIERGEEASGTVWQQMTRQRKGDRS, encoded by the coding sequence ATGCGTCTTCTCTCGATCGAACCGACGCCGAGTCCGCATACGATGAAACTGAACGTCGACGAAACGCTGCCGGCGGGCGTCCGGCATACGTATACGCCCGACCGCAAGGATGCGGCGCCGCCGCTGATCCGCCGCATTCTCGCCATTCCGGGCGTAAAGGCGGTGTTCCGTACCGCCGATTTCCTAGCGGTCGACCGTGTACCGAGTGGTGACTGGGAAGAGATTTTGACCCACATCCGCGACATTTTCGGCGCGACGGACGTTGCGGCGCCCGACGCGGCCCACGGCGACGACACGGCCGAAAACTTCGGAGAAGTGCAAGTTTTCGTCCAGGTGTTCCGCGGCATCCCGATCCAGGTGCGCGCCCGCATCGGCGATCGGGAAGCACGTGCGGGTCTGCCGGAACGATTCGCGGCGGCGGTCGACCGCGCGACGCGCGCCTCCCCGACGCTGCTGAAAGAACGCCGTCTCGAACCGTGGGGCGTCCGGTACGGCGACCCGGAAGCGATCGCGCGCGAAGTCGCGGAAGAAATCGACGCCGCCTACGACGACGACAGGCTTGCCGAACTCGTCGAACGGGCCGCGCGGCATACCCCGGAAGAAGCCGTCCGCGACGAGGGAAGCGAACTTTTCGCCCCGCCGCGTGCGAGCGCCGAAGACGTCGAACAGGCGTTCAAAAGCGCGGACTGGAAAACGCGCTATGCGGCCCTGCTTCGCTGGAAGCCGACGCCGGAGCGGTTCGACCTGCTCGAACGGGCGATCCGCGACGAACATACGTCCGTTCGACGGCTGGCCGCCGTTTATTTGAGCGAATTGCGGACGCCGGAGGCGATGAGGCTTCTGTTCGAGGCGCTCAAGGACCCGTCGGCCGCCGTCCGCCGCACCGTCGGCGACGCGCTGTCCGACTGGGGCGACCCGGCCGCGACCGGTCCGATGGCCGAAGCGCTGCGCGACCCGAACAAGCTGGTTCGCTGGCGTGCGGCGCGGTTTATGTACGAAGTCGGCGACGATTCCGCCTTGGAGGCGCTGCGCGCCGCGGAAGCCGTCGAACCCGAGTTCGAGGTGCGGCTGCAGATGCGGATGGCGATCGAACGCATCGAACGCGGCGAAGAGGCGAGCGGAACTGTCTGGCAGCAAATGACGAGACAACGGAAAGGGGATCGGTCTTGA
- a CDS encoding hydrolase has protein sequence MLVVDLDDTLLTDDRTVTDATRAALAEAAARGVVVTLATGRMYASARRIAESLRLDVPIITYQGALVKTLDGRVLYERTVPRDVAERFWQYCKQNRLHLHVYHDDTLYVPEDNDKSREYAALSEVPFVVEPNLGRLIGLPLPKMLVVDDPERLDRIMPELRDMFGDRAHITKSKPHYLEVLHPEATKGHAIRFLAAHFGCDMKEVIAVGDSWNDRDMIEAAGLGVAMGNAVEPLKAVADFITATNNEDGVRLVVERFILGREPSTTPSRAS, from the coding sequence ATGCTCGTCGTCGATCTCGACGACACGCTTCTAACCGACGACCGCACCGTCACCGACGCCACCCGCGCCGCCCTCGCCGAGGCGGCCGCGCGCGGCGTCGTCGTCACGCTGGCGACCGGCCGCATGTACGCGTCGGCGCGCCGCATTGCAGAATCGTTGAGGCTGGACGTGCCGATCATTACGTATCAGGGCGCGCTCGTCAAAACGTTGGACGGCCGCGTCCTCTACGAACGGACGGTGCCGCGCGACGTAGCGGAGCGGTTTTGGCAGTATTGCAAACAAAACCGGCTTCACCTGCATGTTTATCACGACGACACGCTATACGTTCCGGAAGACAACGACAAATCGCGGGAATACGCGGCTCTGTCTGAAGTGCCGTTCGTCGTCGAACCGAACCTCGGCCGGTTGATCGGCCTGCCGCTTCCGAAAATGCTCGTTGTCGACGACCCCGAACGGCTCGACCGAATCATGCCGGAACTGCGCGATATGTTCGGCGACCGGGCCCACATCACGAAATCGAAGCCGCATTATCTCGAAGTGCTGCATCCCGAAGCGACGAAAGGACACGCGATCCGGTTTCTCGCCGCGCATTTCGGATGCGACATGAAGGAAGTGATCGCCGTCGGCGATAGCTGGAACGACCGCGACATGATCGAGGCGGCCGGCCTCGGCGTCGCGATGGGCAACGCCGTCGAACCGCTCAAGGCGGTCGCCGATTTCATCACGGCGACGAACAACGAAGACGGCGTCCGGCTCGTCGTCGAGCGGTTCATCCTCGGCCGCGAGCCGTCTACCACGCCCTCGCGAGCGTCCTGA
- a CDS encoding dehydrogenase — MTVKRYALVGTGGRAEFFYGALARDFRDTAQLVAFCDINPVRLDYANRLLETKYGHPPVPTYPSNRFDDMIRETKPDAVIVTTIDRTHHHYIIRAMELGCDVITEKPMTVDEEKCQAILDAVKRTGRNLRVTFNYRYAPHNTKMRELIASGAIGDVTSVHFEWLLNTTHGADYFRRWHRDKRNSGGLLVHKSTHHFDLVNFWLATRPKLVFAQGDLLFYGRENAEKRGVTRFYQRATGNENAKDDPFALHLDQNPHLKAMYLDAEAYDGYQRDQSVFGDGISIEDTLGVLVRYENKAILTYSLNAYMPWEGFRVAVNGTAGRIEMEVVEQTYVNSGGDKASEGAVKGKRIVVYPMFGQPYEVPIEEAEGGHGGGDPIMLNDLFGRPAPDPFNRAASHIDGAMSILTGIAGNISMRTGMPVRVDQLVRF; from the coding sequence ATGACGGTCAAACGCTACGCGCTCGTCGGCACCGGCGGCCGCGCCGAGTTTTTCTACGGCGCCCTCGCCCGCGACTTCCGCGACACGGCTCAACTCGTCGCCTTTTGCGACATCAATCCCGTGCGGCTCGACTACGCGAACCGACTGCTTGAGACCAAATACGGCCATCCGCCCGTTCCGACCTATCCGTCGAACCGGTTCGACGACATGATTCGCGAGACGAAACCCGACGCCGTCATCGTCACCACCATCGACCGGACGCATCACCATTACATCATCCGCGCGATGGAACTCGGCTGCGACGTCATCACCGAAAAGCCGATGACCGTCGACGAGGAGAAATGCCAGGCGATTCTCGACGCCGTCAAGCGTACCGGCCGGAACCTGCGCGTGACGTTCAACTACCGCTACGCGCCGCACAACACCAAAATGCGCGAGCTGATCGCTTCCGGCGCGATCGGCGACGTCACGAGCGTCCATTTCGAGTGGCTGCTCAACACGACGCACGGCGCCGACTATTTCCGCCGCTGGCACCGCGACAAACGCAACAGCGGCGGACTGCTCGTCCACAAGTCGACGCACCATTTCGACCTGGTCAACTTCTGGTTGGCGACGCGGCCGAAACTCGTGTTCGCCCAGGGCGACCTGCTGTTTTACGGCCGGGAAAACGCGGAAAAGCGCGGCGTTACCCGGTTTTACCAGCGCGCGACCGGCAACGAAAACGCCAAAGACGATCCCTTCGCGCTCCATCTGGACCAAAACCCGCACCTCAAAGCGATGTACCTCGACGCCGAAGCGTACGACGGCTACCAGCGCGATCAGAGCGTGTTCGGCGACGGCATCAGCATCGAGGACACGCTGGGCGTACTCGTCCGCTACGAGAACAAGGCGATCCTGACGTATTCGCTGAACGCCTACATGCCGTGGGAAGGCTTCCGCGTCGCCGTCAACGGCACGGCCGGCCGGATCGAAATGGAAGTGGTCGAGCAGACGTACGTCAACTCCGGCGGCGACAAGGCGTCGGAAGGCGCCGTCAAAGGCAAGCGTATCGTCGTTTACCCGATGTTCGGCCAGCCGTATGAAGTGCCGATCGAAGAAGCCGAAGGCGGCCACGGCGGCGGCGACCCGATCATGCTGAACGACCTGTTCGGCCGGCCCGCGCCCGATCCGTTCAACCGAGCCGCCTCCCACATCGACGGCGCGATGTCGATTTTGACCGGCATCGCCGGCAACATTTCGATGCGGACCGGCATGCCGGTGCGCGTCGATC